The following nucleotide sequence is from Pseudomonadota bacterium.
GGTCGTTCATGGATGATTAACTTTGGGCCCGGTCTTAAGCATAGGCTCCCGTTTTGCTACTCGACGACCTTAGCGACGACGCCGGCCCCGACGGTGCGGCCCCCTTCGCGGATCGCAAACCTCACCCCCTCTTCCATCGCAATCGGCGCAATCAACTTCACCACCATCTTCACATTGTCCCCCGGCA
It contains:
- the tuf gene encoding elongation factor Tu (EF-Tu; promotes GTP-dependent binding of aminoacyl-tRNA to the A-site of ribosomes during protein biosynthesis; when the tRNA anticodon matches the mRNA codon, GTP hydrolysis results; the inactive EF-Tu-GDP leaves the ribosome and release of GDP is promoted by elongation factor Ts; many prokaryotes have two copies of the gene encoding EF-Tu), with amino-acid sequence PGDNVKMVVKLIAPIAMEEGVRFAIREGGRTVGAGVVAKVVE